TGGGGCGGGGCACCGGCCGCGTGGTCATCATCGGCTCCCTCGCGGGCACGGTCGGCGTACGCGACGAGGCGGTCTACTCGGCCGCCAAGGCCGCGCTGGCCACCTTCGCCGACGCCGTCCGCTACGAACTGCGCGGCACCGGCGTCGGCATCAGCCATGTGGTGCCGGGCGTGGTGGACACCCCCTTCTTCGACCGCCGTGGTGTGCCCTACCGGCGCGCGCGTCCCCGGCCCGTTCCGGCGGGCCGGGTCGCCGACGCCGTGTGGGAGGCGGTCGCCCGCGGCCGGGACGAGGTCTACGTCCCCGGCTGGACCCGGCTGCCCGGCCGGATCCGCGGTGCCGCCCCCGCCCTGTACCGGCGCCTCGCCTCACGCTTCGGGTGAGGGCCGATGCGCGGGAGCAGGTCCATGAGCGACGGGGGACGCCTGACCGGCCGGGGGCTCAGAGGCGACGGGGGATCGGCGAACGGTGCGGGCCGGTGGGCCGAGGGCGCGGAACGGCGGTCCGCGCCGGTGCCCCGCGTGCCCCTCACCACCGCGGAACCCGCCACCTCCGCCGGTCCCGTCGCCGCCGCCGCCCCCGTCGGCCCCCTCGCCTCGGCGGGGGCGCTCGCGGCCGTGGCGTCCCTCGCCGCCGTGACCGCTGCGGCCGTCGTGCACATCGTCCCGGCGGCGTCCTGGCTGCCGCGCTTCCGCTCCCGCTGTCTGCCGCACCTGGCCGGACACGGCCGGACCGGCCATGTGGCGCTCACCTTCGACGACGGCCCCGACCCCGCGAGCACCCCGCACTTCCTGAACGCGCTGGACCGGCTCGACGTCCGCGCCACCTTCTTCGTGCTCGGCGAGAGCGCGGTGCGCCATCCCGGACTCGTCCGCGACATGGCCGGACGCGGACACGAGGTCGCCGTGCACGGCTGGACCCACAGCCGCCCCTGGCTGCCCGACCCGGGCCGGGACCTGCGGGAGACGGCACGCGCGGTCCGGGCCGTGCACACCCTCACGGGCCGCCGCCCGCTCTGGTACCGGCCGCCCTACGGCA
The sequence above is drawn from the Streptomyces sp. SAT1 genome and encodes:
- a CDS encoding polysaccharide deacetylase family protein gives rise to the protein MASLAAVTAAAVVHIVPAASWLPRFRSRCLPHLAGHGRTGHVALTFDDGPDPASTPHFLNALDRLDVRATFFVLGESAVRHPGLVRDMAGRGHEVAVHGWTHSRPWLPDPGRDLRETARAVRAVHTLTGRRPLWYRPPYGILTGGRWAAARRLGLRPVLWSAWGRDWTADATAASVHANVMADLRGGGTVLLHDTDRASAPGCWHAALGALPGLLAACRESGWDVGTLAEHEVAGRAGSRRRPGAHLPATPPPGAPPTPAACDAADTCP